From Aspergillus luchuensis IFO 4308 DNA, chromosome 2, nearly complete sequence:
GCGTCACCCAAGACGGTGATGATCTGGCTACCAATAACGACACCCTCGGAGATGTTTTGCACGGAGAGGAAGTGCTCGCGGGTGCTAACACCGAATCCCAGCGCCGTGGGCACGTTTCCGGACCAGGTGTGAACGCGAGACAAGAGATCGGGCAAGTTCGAGCTGAGCTTTCCGGTAGCACCGGTGACACCCATTCTGGAAACGACGTAGATAAAGGAATCGGCGATCTTGCAGAGAAGCTTCATACGGGACTCGGAGGTGGCGGGGGCAATGAGGGGGACGTAAGAGAGACTGCAGAAAATGTTAGACCTGCTTCCCAAATTTGCGCACACGATGCAGTCGAAACATACCCGGCACTGGCGCAAAGATCTCTGAAGCGAACAGCCTCCTCCGGGGGCAGATCGACCATGATGAAACCATTGACACCGGCGTCCTTGCAGTGTTGGAGCATGAGCTCCTCACCATACTGCATCAAAGGGTTGTAGTAGCCCATCAGAAGAACGGGTGCTCTCAGACCGCGGCTTCTGGCGGTGCGGACCTGGTCCAGGACAAGGGGGATTGTCACACCATTGGCCAAAGCCTGGGTGTTGGCCTTCTGGATAGTAGGTCCATCTGCGATAGGGTCCGTAAAAGGGACACCCATTTCGATAATGTCTGTTGCAGATCACCGAAGTCAATTAGTTCCCCTCCATATCTGAGATGTTGCAAAAGGCGGGGTCAACAACataccagcaccaccatTTTCCAAGCCCATCAGAACATCTACGGTCTCCTCAACAGTGGGATATCCTGCAGTGAAGTAGGCGACCAAAGCGGCGCgcttctcctgcttggcTCTGGCGAATGCATTCTTGATTCCGTCCATGGTGGCGGGAGGTGGGGGTGACACCCGGCGAGTGGTGGTGAAAGAGTAAGGAACGGGGAAAGAGTAGCGGAGGAAAAGGGAGATAGAATCAAGGTAagggacgagaagaaagaaaaagagaccAAAAACGGTCAATTGGATAAGGACGTGGAGGGAAAAGctgggggaaggaagagagagtcgagcaggaggagaagcggaAGAAAGTGGGTTTGAGTCACCGCGATTACTGAGTAATTACGGTGAGTGACGGCTGGCTGGTATTTTCCCCGCCCCGGTCAGGTGATGGTGgcgataagataaaaatgaaaaattaCGAACAGGTACCGCTGGGTATGAAAATGTCGGATTTACGGAATTGTATCTGTCTTCTGGATTGGGGATCGATTATTAGATTACTTATGTAGTTGTGCACTCTGCCTCCTCCAAATGtcaaagggaaagaaaaacaagtcAGAAGaagtaagaaataaaacaGGATTTTTCACAGACGCCGCAAGCTATGCATATATAGATCCGCCCCAACAAGACCAGTCACCAAAAACTGGTGGCAACAGGGTCCTGTGAATATACCGGTGACCATCTCTCCAAATAGGAGCAGAGGAACCCAGCAGCGGACGACAACAGTgataacaacaacacaatAACACAAGGTGCACAAATCTGATCCCAAATCCCATTTCACACTTTTGATCCTTCGCCAATCCAGATGTCTGGTACATCAATCCCAAGTGTTATCCCAAACCTGCAACCTAGAAGGAACGACGGCAGCGCCATGCTATGCCAGATAGTTGTACAGCTTCGTAAAGGAGTGAAAGCCTCATGCCCACATGAAAATGCAACATTAacccaagaagaaaaaaggaagaaaacatGGTTTAAATGGTGAAGAACGGGAAAAGTTCGTCTATAATGCATCAAAGCAAAAAAGGATATCGGGCATCAAGGCATGAAGAAGGGTAATAGTATAAGGAGAGACATAAGATCATTGACAGTGAtcataaaaaaaagaataagtGGCGAAGTCCAGGAGCCCCGGGACTGAACTATCCTGGGCGAGAAGATCCCACAGGGCTCAGCGCCGAAGTCTCATGGCAAAGGAGTGACGATAATCAAAGAGGTATCAATGAGGTATGCAAGAAACACAACGCAAGAAAGCGGAAAAGCCAAACGCCAGTTGATGCAGATTACCAAAGAGGAACCGAAACGCGGGTGATTCAAGACCCGTGGGCCTGGCCATGCACGGAATACGGCATGGGAGCAAGGTAGTTGTAGCacgcgctgctgctggggtttCCAGTGGCTGTGGCAGAGTTGAGAACAGGATTCAGCTCCCAAGTTCTGCTGTTCACAGTGGCTGTGAGCCCAAGTTGACTCTGCTGCTGACAGACAGAAGGGTACGAGTAGGGCGTAGCCAAGGCGGAAGAATAGGGCTGATTGACACTAGCCAGTCCGCCTCGCAGTTCAGAACCGCCCGTCATAGAAGGGGGTGTATATGTCGAGGCAGCTAGGCTGGCTCCGTAGTTGGCTGGCGCAGCAGTATCAGACACGGACTGGGGCGACGCTGCATTCTGAGGCTCAGTGCCAGAGTCAGAGGCAGCGCCGTTGCTGGTGTAGTTCGATCCAATCGGGGTGGCCAGGGTTCCAGAAATCGAAGAGTAACTAGCAGACTAGATCGCCAACGGTTAGCCTTGTTTGGTATGGCTATGAAACGAACGAGTCACTTACGTATTTACCAATTATCTTCTTGAGGGCATGGCTGAGGATCTTCCATGGGAAAACCTTCACGTCCTTCTCGATATTCCTGGGCTTTGGTGCGGGAAACCCCATGATGACTTTGAAAAAGTCCTCACTGTCAGCCTTGGCCTTCGACACTGTAAGTGGTCGGAAGCCTTCCAGGTTTCTGCGGATGcggttcttctcttccaccgTGAAACGGACTCCCACCAAGGACTCGAGCAAGTAGATGGTGTCAACGCTGGTAACAAAGCATTCGTCTTTCCCATCCCAGTAGATGCAACTGATGCAGATACTATTAGGAGCACGGTCTTCAGGCGCCACAGGCTTGAAGTCTGCGTGGATTGTGCTGCCACTCTGCATCCGTGTAAATTGAACCAACCGACGCTTTGCCTCCCGCTCTTCCCTGGACCAGCTTTCCGTCATTGAATCGAGGTCACCATTCAACTTCAACACTGCCTTCGTCGGGCACATAGCATAGGGATTGAATGACTGCGTTTGGCCATATGCGCCCGACTGTTGCAATGTCGACGTGCGAATGAGGGTGGGATTTCCGAACCTGCCTGGCGATGCTTGGCTTTGCTGACGCAGAGGATGGCCGATAGTGTAAGTAGTGCTTCGTGCATCGTTGCTGACCGCGAGGAACGACGGGCTGTATGATGGGGTGATAGGTGATGGCGCCCGGATAGACGCTTGAGACGTGTTAGATAGGCCAGGATACTGGGTCGAAGGAACTCGCGGCGATGCCGCCGTGTGGTGTGGGCTGACGAAGCTATTCATTGCCGGCAGGGACTGCAGATACGGTGAATAGGTCGCGGAGGATACGCTGGGCGATTCCTTTGCATGCATTGGTGGGCCGGTGACTCGTTTGGGTGCCCTGGAGAGGGGTTCGTCCGCGTATGGAGGCACCCTCCGCTTGCGAGACTCGTCGGAAGGCGACTGCATCGAAGCATGTTCATAGGTATAAACTCCCACTTGTAGGGTGATTGCATGGCAGTCATTATGGTCCATGGACACTTGCAAGGGAACTGCGAACGACGGGGAGCCCGTGGAGCTGAAAGGAGGTGTGTCGACGGAAAGTGCATATTGAAACGAGGCACCCTGGAAGCCGAGGAAGTGAGGAACACATTCGCACTTTTTCGAGCCGAAGACCAGGTAAAGAGTCGCATAGGATGATGAGTGGAGGTCATATGGCGATTGAATCTGGACGAAGACCCTGGTGCCTTCGGAGCCTCTCTGGGGCGAGTAGGAGACAACTTCCGGTATTTGGCGATTCTCAGCGGCCAGCATTGGTGAACGACCCTCTTCGTAGGAACTCGCATACTCTCCGTTCGCCATGTAGGGCACACAGTCCGATATCTGGCTTGCGTGATCGGGCATGGGGGAAGGAACCAGCGTGGTGGCCGTCACATAAGGTGCCTGGCCATAGCCTTGGTACGGAATGCCATCATGCAGAGATCGAGCTGAGTCGTAGTCTAATCAGGTTTAGTTAGTGTCAGCGTCTCACAACGTTCAAACGCGGTGGGTGTTCCCTAGGGAACCCTGGACCAGCCATGCCATGTCCAcgagggggaaagggggggagggaggagtggatgTATCAGTGCTTACCGATCAACGCCGTGTGCGGGGGCTTCTGGAAAGTAGACATAGACAAAATGGGCTCAGACTTGGCCAGAAGGCCGTCTGAAAAAGCACCGAGAAACTGTGACTCTTCAGGGTCCGAAAAATCCAACGACTCGTCTAGAATTAACGGTGTTTGTAACTCGGGATTGAACTGTAAAACGCCCCCGGGTCAGTTCAAGGTCTAGGGtgtgggagatggtgggtgtGACTGCAGGAAAAACAAGGCTGAGGCACTCGGCAAGACAGTGGATGAATCAAATATTCTGATTCAGTCAAAAAGCAAGAGAAAACTGGGAGCAAGCCGAAAAGCAATTGGGCAGCGAGCAGGAAAACCGGACTCACCAAAACACCGTGCGTCTTCGAGTAAGCCAGTTTGAAGGTGTTGCAGAAACTGCAACGAAGCACAACAGCTTAAAAAAAGCGAATGACAGCGAATTTATCCTGGGAAAACGATAGGATGTCGGAAAGTCTCTAGCGAGCTCTCCGAGACAAAACGAATGACGACACGAAGTGGCTGTCAGCccggacgaggaagatggcacGAAAAGCTTCGAATCAGCGATCAGGATCCGACGCCTCAGGGTGAAACCACGAAAGGTTGGCTGCAGACTGAGAACCAGTGGTGAGCCACGCTGCCGATGAATGCTTTTGATAACCTATAGGAAACCTGCTTCCATCTGATGGCGCTGTTTTGACCTCACGCGGCGCGCAGGTTGGATGGCAAATGTCCGTGGCAGACTCTGGACGAAAGCGAGCGAGAACGAGCCGGTCTAACTGAAAAGAAGACCTTTTTTCGCTTTTCTGGCGTTTGTGGAAGCGAAAGTGTCTCAAGATTTCCtcgggatgatgaggactaAGAGTTGGGGCACGAACTACCCAACTAGTGAGTACGAACCCTCCCAAAAGGCGAGGAACTGGCTCGCTGCATAGACCAGCAAGACTTACCAGGTGAGATGAAAAGACAAGAGATGCGTCTCTGAGGTCTTTTGAAATCTAATATGCAAAAGAAGTCACGGTCCCTAAGCGACTAAACGAGATAGTCTACACCTTGACGGGGGCGGGTTAACAACAAACATCCGGAAGTTTAGTGACGGAAACCATACAAGGGGAGGTGACAAGCGCACGGAACCCATCGTGGACCCTAATTTTCCTTGGGATCTTGTGCGGCAAAGGCACGACCTTGGAGAAGCAAGGAGTACAGAGGGAAGGGGACACGAAGGAGAGTGATGCAAGGCACCAACAGAGTCTGTGGcaaagggagaggagggggttggcACCAACCTTAACAGACCAATGACTTCAGCACAGGGAGAGGCTTCGTCAGTAAACGCAGCCTATTTGAGATATTTCCCTGCTAGTTTGTAATAAGGTGGTGTCCTCAGCCGAGACAAAGATCCACGATGGTTTGAGTCCAGGTCCGACCTCGTGTGAAGGACTACAGAGACAAGGTTGGCAAGAAGGCTAGCTGACGATCCAcactctctttttttttcttcggaGGGTAAAATTGAGACAGACGATCGAATGCGGACACTGCAATCAAAGGTGATTTTGCTGAAATGGGGAGGGCTGTTTGGCGTGACGAGAGACGGGGGGTGGTTCGATGATCGTCCTTCCGCTCAACAAACGGAGATCGCTCTATAGATCCGGCGTATAAGGGACCAGGCAAACGAACAGCTGGGGAGGAGACCACACGACACGGAAAGTCGATGGCGTCCAGTCAATCAGCGGCTTTCCCGCGGACTTTTTGGTTGCTTCGGAAATATTAAGACACTATTGTCGAAAATAAtaggaataaaaaaaatattctcCCCCTTCTGGTCGGATGGACACGGAGCCAAGCTTCGAGGCAATTAAACAGAGATATAGCGACGGTTGTCGAACAATCAGCGAGCGCGTAGAGTCCGTGAGGATTAGATATTAGGATATCCAATATGTCCGATCAGTTCCCAATGCGGCTTGCCAATAAATGCTTCTCTCCTTCGtcaataatttttttttctcaatTCGGTCCTtctcttatttctttccttcttcaatcAACACAAACGTAGCGAACGTAATGATACTTCCGATACCAAACAAAGCGAGTGTAAGGCGAACGTGGGACGAGCGAGTGGAAgtgttaataataaaaaaagagaaatacaAGGGATACCTTCACTGTGCCATCACAGAAAAAgtgaaaggggaaagagtggggagaggaggagggagggaggggggggggggggagaagagaagagaagtagtagtagtagaaggaggagaaggaggaggagcaatAATAGTGGaggaataaaaaaagaacaagagtGACCGTCAAGTACGAGATGACGAGagatatattacttttccCTTCAAAGCAATCCGCTTTGAGccgaggatgtggtggtaAGAAACGAAAGAGCACTGGGCGACAATAGCCTTAGTGTGGCGGGGATGTGCtggtgggaggaaggaaagggaaaatagTTAGATAAGtaggaagtagtaagtagggatCAGGTTTGCAGGACCGGGGGTATTGTTGGAAAACAATTCAATTTGATCCCTCGAGGTTAATGGATCCCGGaatgatataaataaatgaCGATTGATAATAGTAATGAGGATAagaggattgaagaagaataataataacaatctTTCTTTAAGGGAACTCCGTCACCGAGGAAGATCAAACGGcgtcttttcctctctcgcGTGAGTGTGTGTTGTTATAATTATACCTGAGGTTGTTCGGGGAATCATAACACCCTGAAATCTGAAGACCAGACCAAAATGGCTGGTTGGCCTAACTGGATCTTTTTTCTCCATCGTAAATGTCCctgggctggtggtggtcCTCCACATCTCTACCGCTAGACTACCAGTCCCATGGAGACCTTAGTACCGTCCCATAACCCTTTGAGATGGGTTTCTTTTACGAACTTTCCGATCCTCCTTTGACCAGGAACCACTCAGCATCGGATCGGGTCACGGGGAAAGCTTCAAggatgggaaggatgggaaggCCGTAAGAAGACAATCCCCGCTCTCCAAGGgtagaggggggaaaaatcaaaaaaatcaaaaataaaaGGGTgcttttttctaaaaattcaattttttttttttttttcttgctcgTTGACCCTTCACTCTATTTTCTTTAGTCTAGTtcaaattattttttttttcttaattttttttttattttatttattcctTTTTGGCTACCCTCCGTCTTTGCGAGGAAAGCGGCCTTTCACTAAGAGGGGAAATCCTAAGTGGAGAGAGTAGGGAAGTTCTTAGTCCAGATAGGTTTAGTTAGCTTCAGGGCTAAAAGGTCATGAAGCCCAAGAAAGTAAGAAACGttatgattatttttattctcggaagaggagattCTTATTTGGTGAGAGGAATCCCACCATTGGGTGTTGGGTGAATAATCATCCAACTCCCCCAAATAAATCCAGGGAAGAGGCGCTAAACCGGCTAGCAAGGGTGTTAGCAAAGAATAGCAGCAGGCACCGTTCAAGCGGTCCATGCCGCCTTGACCGGTGGATCCCCCCCAAGGGAAAAAGATCAGGGCTGCAGAAGCcagtggaagaaggaggagagggaggagaggaggggagggaaaaaaggcaaaaaagaGAACTGGTTTCTGGTTCCCGTTATTTTTACCTCCGTAATAACTTTGGTTCTACTGGAGATTCCTCCGGCCCTATGGGATTCAGATTGGTAACAGATGGTCTCCATCTACTCTGCAAAGTATGACCTGCGGCGACTGTACCATGTTTTTCCAGTCCATTTCCATTCTTCCTGAGATCCTCGTTGGTGGGGGAAGGGGGCGATGTTCACCTTTTTCCGTTATTTCCTTGGCCTTTCGGGAGGGCCCTGATACACTGGCTGATACGGGGCCTAAGAATAATACTGGATCCCCCCGGGCAGCCACCCAGCCTACCATCATAACTGTTCCGCAGAAAGTTTGGGCTAAACAACCTCGTACATCTGGCAGGATGAGCTGCCCTGTCACGGTCTTCTGTATCCAGTAAAAGGGTCAACTTAGatgctagtagtagttgtttaGTTCTGTGCTA
This genomic window contains:
- the medA gene encoding transcriptional regulator medA (COG:K;~EggNog:ENOG410PI13), with the protein product MSTFQKPPHTALIDYDSARSLHDGIPYQGYGQAPYVTATTLVPSPMPDHASQISDCVPYMANGEYASSYEEGRSPMLAAENRQIPEVVSYSPQRGSEGTRVFVQIQSPYDLHSSSYATLYLVFGSKKCECVPHFLGFQGASFQYALSVDTPPFSSTGSPSFAVPLQVSMDHNDCHAITLQVGVYTYEHASMQSPSDESRKRRVPPYADEPLSRAPKRVTGPPMHAKESPSVSSATYSPYLQSLPAMNSFVSPHHTAASPRVPSTQYPGLSNTSQASIRAPSPITPSYSPSFLAVSNDARSTTYTIGHPLRQQSQASPGRFGNPTLIRTSTLQQSGAYGQTQSFNPYAMCPTKAVLKLNGDLDSMTESWSREEREAKRRLVQFTRMQSGSTIHADFKPVAPEDRAPNSICISCIYWDGKDECFVTSVDTIYLLESLVGVRFTVEEKNRIRRNLEGFRPLTVSKAKADSEDFFKVIMGFPAPKPRNIEKDVKVFPWKILSHALKKIIGKYSASYSSISGTLATPIGSNYTSNGAASDSGTEPQNAASPQSVSDTAAPANYGASLAASTYTPPSMTGGSELRGGLASVNQPYSSALATPYSYPSVCQQQSQLGLTATVNSRTWELNPVLNSATATGNPSSSACYNYLAPMPYSVHGQAHGS